In the Portunus trituberculatus isolate SZX2019 chromosome 21, ASM1759143v1, whole genome shotgun sequence genome, one interval contains:
- the LOC123506898 gene encoding U2 small nuclear ribonucleoprotein A'-like: protein MVKLTPELIQQSSQHINPLRDRELSLRGYKIPVIENLGATLDQFDIVDFSDNDIRKLDGFPLLKRLKTLLLNNNRIVRISESLCESLPNLQSLFLTNNLVQELADLDSLAGLKKLEYVSFLGNPVTTRDHYRLYLINKVPQVRVVDFRRVRMREREMAKKLFKSKLGKEIQKEAKKVRTFVPGATGTTDTRPPMGQMSSEDQAAIRQAISSARSMEEVERLQHMLRTGNIPSRSQPTRRRHPDEEEEN, encoded by the exons ATGGTGAAACTAACTCCAGAACTTATCCAGCAGTCTTCCCAGCACATCAACCCACTGCGGGACCGAGAGTTGTCCCTccgag GCTACAAAATTCCTGTCATTGAGAATCTCGGGGCCACACTTGACCAGTTTGACATTGTAGACTTCAGTGACAATGACATCCGCAAACTGGACGGCTTCCCTCTCCTCAAGCGCCTCAAGACTCTGCTCTTAAATAACAACAGAATAGT GCGAATTTCTGAGTCTCTGTGTGAGTCGCTGCCAAACCTGCAGAGTCTCTTCCTGACCAACAACCTGGTGCAGGAGCTCGCTGACCTGGACAGCTTGGCAGGCCTCAAAAAGCTTGAGTATGTCTCCTTCCTAGGTAACCCAGTCACCACTCGGGACCACTACCGCCTCTACCTCATCAACAAAGTCCCTCAG GTACGAGTGGTGGACTTTAGGCGAGTgcgaatgagggagagggagatggccAAGAAGCTCTTCAAGAGCAAGCTGGGAAAGGAGATTCAGAAGGAGGCCAAGAAGGTCCGGACTTTTGTGCCAGGAGCGACGGGCACCACCGACACACGGCCTCCTATGG GCCAGATGAGCTCGGAGGACCAGGCTGCCATTCGCCAGGCTATCAGCAGCGCCCGCtccatggaggaggtggagcggcTTCAGCACATGCTCCGCACAGGCAACATCCCCAGCCGCTCCCAGCCCACCAGGCGAC GACACccagacgaggaagaggaaaactga
- the LOC123506897 gene encoding dnaJ homolog subfamily C member 8-like, which translates to MASPNSGPVGSNSGGVAPEPDQKFDVFYKDLKETEKRDSVLTSKQQIDRLLRPGASYANLNPFEVLQVDPRTPIEDIKKKFRRMSILVHPDKNQEDSERAQKAFDEVTKAWRCLENEGTRQKCLDIVEEAEAVVAKRIEERKKQLKKEGKDSRVDEDDPEKLKRSVYVQTMKLFADMERKRRQQEVRDQEERKRKRDQEIAEEEQKKAEKEWQKNFEESRVDRVNSWKDFQKGKSAKKFKGFKPPKHKAEARD; encoded by the exons ATGGCGTCCCCGAATTCTGGGCCCGTCGGTTCAAATTCAGGTGGTGTGGCGCCAGAACCAGACCAGAAGTTCGACGTATTCTATAAAGAC cttaaagagacagagaagagggaCTCCGTGCTCACCTCCAAACAACAGATAGACCGCCTGCTGCGGCCTGGCGCCTCCTATGCCAACCTTAACCCCTTTGAGGTGCTGCAGGTGGATCCTCGCACACCCATTGAGGACATTAAGAAGAAATTCAGAAGG ATGTCCATCTTGGTTCACCCTGACAAGAACCAGGAGGATTCCGAGAGAGCTCAGAAGGCATTTGACG AGGTGACTAAAGCCTGGAGGTGTCTAGAAAACGAAGGCACACGCCAGAAGTGTTTGGACATtgtggaggaggcggaggcagtGGTAGCCAAGAGG ATTGAGGAACGTAAGAAGCAGctgaaaaaggaaggcaaggactCCCGTGTGGATGAGGATGACCCTGAGAAGCTGAAGCGATCTGTCTATGTACAGACTATGAAGCTGTTTGCCGACATGGAGCGGAAGCGGCGGCAGCAGGAGGTGCGGGaccaggaggagaggaaaagaaagagagaccagGAAATAgcggaagaagaacaaaagaaagcagaaaaagaatGGCAGAAGAATTTTGAG GAGTCTCGGGTAGATCGCGTAAACAGCTGGAAAGACTTCCAGAAAGGAAAATCTGCTAAAAAGTTTAAAGGCTTCAAGCCCCCAAAGCACAAAGCTGAGGCCCGGGACTAG